A portion of the Anthonomus grandis grandis chromosome 7, icAntGran1.3, whole genome shotgun sequence genome contains these proteins:
- the LOC126738348 gene encoding polycomb protein Scm-like isoform X1, with protein MMPGSPMNSKRGRPPKKTVSCTWCNEVKLPLKYVYPTTNGKREFCSETCLAEFRKAYVKGQTCIQCNNIIRGSNKDYCSTFCMNKHQKNRELSRVANVGPSTSAESSPISFQTFDWEDYLQETSSIAAPQTCFKQSPKPPLNDFKVGMKLEAIDPRTTTSTCIATVISTLGPRLRLRLDGSDNKNDFWRLVDSSEIHPIGHCEKSGGMLQPPLGFRMNASSWPMFLLKTLNGAEMAPAKVFQREPPSPKNNIFQVGQKLEAVDKKNPHLICCATVGATKNDQIHVTFDGWKGAFDYWCRYDSRDIFPVGWCARSGHPLQPPGQKNNMGGVSRFSFKPAIIPFIPTSTVISSVTEVVQSEADTSASSLPPTVIYFRRNCNGGGVINTATLPISLDDVSVMALQKKFLEELFKASNEPDKLLDRLQTLNGEEFEIHFKGDTHILTVPKATSASDLENLFQLVSQALECCQNLFGIEEPAKDCTLCEIKETPRVPAIKRKAPPEQEPATSTTTTTPVGPSSSTATPPATVNLSQIPIQEWGIEEVIQFIESTDPCLGAHAELFRRHEIDGKAFLLLNSDMMMKYMGLKLGPALKICNLVSRLKGRRFAV; from the coding sequence ATGATGCCTGGTAGCCCTATGAATTCAAAACGCGGTCGACCGCCGAAAAAAACAGTGTCGTGCACCTGGTGTAATGAGGTGAAACTACCTCTAAAATATGTCTATCCCACAACAAACGGCAAACGAGAATTCTGCTCGGAAACTTGCCTCGCGGAATTCCGCAAGGCATACGTCAAAGGCCAGACTTGTATCCAGTGCAATAACATTATCCGCGGCTCTAACAAAGATTATTGTTCGACTTTTTGTATGAATAAGCACCAAAAGAACAGAGAACTTTCGAGAGTGGCAAACGTAGGGCCATCTACTTCGGCGGAAAGTTCTCCTATTTCATTTCAAACGTTCGACTGGGAAGATTATTTGCAAGAAACGAGCAGTATTGCAGCCCCACAAACATGTTTTAAACAAAGTCCTAAGCCACCCCTTAATGACTTTAAAGTTGGTATGAAATTGGAAGCAATTGATCCAAGAACCACTACTTCTACATGTATAGCTACTGTGATCAGTACTTTAGGACCTAGGTTAAGGCTTCGTTTGGATGGGAGCGATAACAAGAATGATTTTTGGCGACTTGTTGATTCCAGTGAAATTCACCCTATTGGACATTGTGAGAAATCTGGTGGCATGCTTCAGCCTCCATTAGGATTCCGTATGAATGCCAGCTCTTGGCCGATGTTCCTCCTTAAAACATTAAACGGAGCTGAAATGGCACCTGCAAAAGTGTTTCAGCGTGAGCCACCCAGCCccaagaataatatttttcaagtgGGGCAAAAATTAGAAGCTGTTGACAAAAAAAATCCGCATCTAATATGCTGCGCCACAGTGGGAGCTACAAAGAACGACCAAATTCACGTTACATTTGATGGATGGAAAGGCGCTTTTGATTACTGGTGCAGATATGACAGTAGAGATATATTTCCTGTAGGATGGTGTGCTAGATCCGGACATCCCTTGCAACCTCCTGGTCAGAAAAATAATATGGGCGGTGTGAGCAGGTTCAGTTTTAAACCTGCCATAATTCCTTTTATTCCGACAAGCACTGTAATATCTTCTGTCACAGAAGTGGTTCAATCAGAGGCTGACACGTCAGCTTCATCTCTTCCGCCAACGGTTATTTACTTTCGAAGAAACTGTAATGGCGGTGGTGTAATAAATACTGCGACATTACCAATCAGTTTAGATGACGTTTCTGTGATGGCACTCCAGAAAAAATTTCTGGAAGAACTCTTTAAGGCTTCAAACGAACCTGATAAATTACTTGACCGATTGCAAACTCTAAACGGTGAAGAATTCGAAATACACTTTAAAGGAGATACGCATATTTTGACTGTACCCAAAGCAACTTCCGCTTCGGACttggaaaatttatttcagcTAGTCAGTCAAGCACTTGAATGTTGTCAGAATCTCTTTGGAATTGAGGAGCCCGCCAAAGATTGTACTTTATGCGAGATCAAAGAGACTCCTAGGGTGCCCGCTATAAAACGCAAAGCACCTCCAGAACAGGAACCCGCAACATCAACCACTACCACCACTCCGGTGGGACCTTCAAGTTCGACAGCGACACCACCAGCTACAGTGAATTTGAGCCAAATCCCGATACAAGAATGGGGTATTGAAGAAGTGATTCAGTTCATTGAATCTACAGATCCCTGCTTGGGAGCCCATGCGGAGTTATTTAGGAGACATGAAATAGACGGAAAggcatttttattattgaactcCGACATGATGATGAAGTACATGGGACTAAAACTCGGACCTGCTCTGAAGATCTGTAATTTGGTGTCGCGGTTAAAGGGGCGTCGGTTCGCAGTGTGA